Proteins encoded within one genomic window of Deinococcus budaensis:
- a CDS encoding GGDEF domain-containing protein: MPRPDRRLPPPALRAPPALPGAEALRRRLYLAATALGSAVLISVWVLQWRQGTAEPFVRFGYPAMLVMCVWAAAWLLQGRSLLLAERVVFLVNAVAILAQLGLGLVTPQTPGVDLTSPAYWMLVAVSILSYLIYSTRGALWFSAGFYLLGVALPWGALALRGEGLGDQPALARVQLTCGAVLLLVYSLAWYRERFMFEHGQRLMLEKLANTDPLTGLLNRRALYAAVGRLLEDVQQGESGALILFDLDHFKSLNDTFGHNAGDEVLSGTAELCRSILRGSDGLGRWGGEEFLVVLPGVTASQAGQVAERLRRLLEACPFAEVGRVTASFGVTACRPGDDLRRCLARADAALYRAKAAGRNRVETHWDALPVPAGTSELLGRGG, from the coding sequence ATGCCGCGCCCCGACCGCCGCCTGCCCCCGCCTGCTCTCCGGGCGCCCCCGGCCCTTCCGGGCGCCGAGGCGCTGCGGCGGCGGCTGTATCTGGCCGCGACCGCGCTGGGAAGCGCCGTCCTGATCTCGGTGTGGGTCTTGCAGTGGCGGCAGGGGACCGCCGAGCCGTTCGTGCGCTTCGGCTATCCGGCGATGCTGGTGATGTGCGTGTGGGCCGCCGCCTGGCTGCTTCAGGGACGCTCTTTGCTGCTGGCCGAGCGGGTGGTCTTTCTGGTCAACGCGGTTGCCATCCTGGCGCAGCTGGGGCTGGGACTGGTGACCCCGCAGACCCCCGGGGTGGACCTGACCAGCCCGGCCTACTGGATGCTGGTCGCCGTCTCGATCCTGAGCTACCTGATTTACAGCACCCGGGGAGCGCTGTGGTTCTCGGCGGGCTTCTACCTGCTGGGCGTGGCGCTGCCGTGGGGCGCCCTGGCGCTGCGCGGCGAGGGCCTGGGAGACCAGCCGGCCCTGGCACGGGTCCAGCTGACCTGCGGCGCCGTGCTGCTGCTGGTCTACAGCCTGGCGTGGTACCGCGAACGCTTCATGTTCGAGCACGGCCAGCGCCTGATGCTGGAAAAGCTGGCGAACACCGATCCCTTAACCGGGCTGCTCAACCGCCGCGCCCTGTACGCCGCCGTCGGGAGGCTGCTGGAAGACGTGCAGCAGGGCGAGAGCGGCGCGCTGATCCTCTTTGACCTCGACCACTTCAAGAGCCTCAACGACACCTTCGGGCACAACGCCGGAGACGAGGTTCTGAGCGGCACCGCCGAGCTGTGCCGCAGCATCCTGCGCGGCAGCGACGGCCTGGGGCGCTGGGGCGGCGAGGAGTTCCTGGTCGTGCTGCCGGGCGTGACCGCGTCCCAGGCCGGGCAGGTCGCCGAGAGGCTGCGCCGCCTGCTGGAAGCCTGCCCCTTTGCGGAGGTGGGCCGGGTCACGGCCAGCTTCGGTGTGACGGCCTGCCGGCCCGGCGACGACCTGCGCCGCTGCCTGGCCCGCGCCGACGCGGCGCTGTACCGCGCCAAGGCCGCCGGGCGCAACCGGGTCGAAACCCACTGGGACGCCCTGCCGGTGCCTGCGGGGACCAGCGAGCTGCTCGGCCGCGGAGGCTGA
- a CDS encoding WD40 repeat domain-containing protein, which yields MPTPVTLRTAPCRSAPVRALGLGLLALPLQVGCSPALAVLAQAAPQAAPPSAAHSAPSTPSAPAQTPAASLTASTLNVTALAYRPDGTQLATGGAEGTVGLWPVQGGRVAASQATRSLTQPAAVTALAYSPGGDLLAAAGADGRVRLWTTSDGRLRRTLDLASYYATSLAFSPDGRLLATGGGDNTRLSGPANSVKLWALDTGALRATLQGHTDVVTALAFSPDGTWLASASRDKTARLWQVAQARELRTLRGHGDYLSAVAFSPDGTRLVTASWDTTLRLWAVPGGQELRTLRGHAGPVTALAVAPGGASLVSGGEDRRVVLWSLAAPGAGGCAFQAQADSISALAYAPAGDVFASGGGRDRTVRFWPARAAALPCEPPSGGG from the coding sequence ATGCCCACCCCCGTGACACTCCGAACGGCCCCCTGCCGCAGCGCCCCGGTCCGCGCACTCGGCCTGGGGCTGCTGGCCCTGCCCCTTCAGGTGGGGTGCTCGCCCGCGCTGGCGGTTCTGGCCCAGGCCGCGCCCCAGGCAGCCCCTCCATCCGCGGCGCATTCAGCCCCTTCCACGCCCTCCGCCCCGGCTCAGACTCCTGCCGCCTCCCTCACGGCCAGCACCCTCAACGTGACGGCCCTGGCCTACCGCCCGGACGGGACCCAGCTCGCCACCGGGGGGGCGGAGGGCACGGTGGGGCTGTGGCCGGTGCAGGGGGGGCGGGTGGCGGCCAGCCAGGCCACGCGGTCGCTGACCCAGCCTGCCGCCGTGACCGCGCTCGCCTACAGTCCCGGCGGTGACCTGCTGGCGGCGGCGGGGGCCGACGGCCGGGTGCGGCTGTGGACCACCTCGGACGGACGGCTGCGGCGCACCCTCGATCTGGCGTCGTACTACGCGACCTCGCTGGCCTTCAGTCCCGACGGGCGGCTGCTCGCCACCGGCGGCGGGGACAACACCCGGCTGTCGGGACCAGCCAACAGCGTGAAGCTGTGGGCGCTGGACACGGGCGCGCTGCGGGCCACCCTCCAGGGCCACACCGACGTGGTGACCGCCCTGGCCTTTAGCCCGGACGGCACGTGGCTCGCCAGCGCCAGCCGCGACAAGACCGCCCGGCTGTGGCAGGTCGCCCAGGCGCGCGAGCTGCGGACCTTGCGCGGCCACGGCGATTACCTCAGCGCCGTGGCTTTCAGCCCGGACGGCACCCGCCTGGTCACGGCAAGCTGGGACACCACCCTGCGGCTCTGGGCGGTGCCGGGCGGTCAGGAGCTGCGGACGCTGCGCGGCCACGCGGGGCCGGTCACGGCGCTGGCTGTCGCGCCCGGGGGAGCCAGCCTGGTCTCGGGCGGCGAGGACCGCCGGGTGGTGCTGTGGTCCCTCGCGGCGCCGGGGGCAGGCGGGTGCGCTTTTCAGGCCCAGGCGGACAGCATCAGCGCCCTGGCCTACGCCCCGGCGGGAGACGTGTTCGCCTCGGGCGGGGGCCGTGACCGCACGGTGCGTTTCTGGCCTGCCCGGGCCGCCGCGCTGCCGTGCGAGCCGCCCTCCGGCGGAGGCTGA
- a CDS encoding NPCBM/NEW2 domain-containing protein: MRQRWFGRHAVGRSLLAVALGAGLVGCGGSVPGAPGAGAGKAPGAPLGGLYPYEPGVDYSWTDTPAAGDPYPQGRGFPWRGLALGTLAEPADSFLTDQNWVSAVNGYGPVEIDRSNNTKAERDGLTLTIGGKTYARGLGVHANADVRYNLAGACSAFSAEIGVDDEVGNLGSVVFEVWNGASTLLYRSPVLRGSDVAVPITVNVSGVQELRLVVRDGGDGINFDHADWASAQVRCTAAAPSGDKFLSDLAPVSPVNGYGPYERDRSNGEKNLGDGRPLTIEGVSYPRGLGVHALSQLTYPLDGNCSAFTASVGVDDEVGARGSVVFQVLVDGKAAYDSGILRGTDAARAVNVDVSGARELRLIVGDAGDGVAYDHGNWANAKLSCSVIVPQVTAVAVNPASAVITVGATRQFVADVQGKGAYNSGVTWTSSNPAVATVDASGLVTAVAPGTVSVRATSTFDPSQSGSAAVSVNAVSTLPPQGLRVDFQPAGAPTEPGYVADTGAAYSDARGWGWIREDSVGGSGVPLDISPNARDRALAGIDPRLNTFLHMQFPASVANATAVRTPAAWEYALPSGVYNVTVAVGDASNTFDSSHQINIEGKLAVSAFTPTSPRKFSTVTLPVNVTDGRLTIDARGGSNTKIDYVTIQRGDRPSARNTSPQDHQTIVPTTNSITVDVNLPASAIDLATLRSPGLRLVNVATGLEVAGTANTSGGGDVIVFKPTAPLQANSQYVFEINEGVQDTSGTPFLPYRLKFVTGMSTAGGSTVAFEQVALGNVPARPYTSVEIGPDGRLYAATLLGEILRFGILPDGTLEAPQVITSVQAANGGPRTIIGMKFDPSSTADAPVLWISNNHFWNGQSNSPDWSGKISRLTGANLENVQDVVIDLPRSIRDHATNSITFNPADPGALYVLQGSNTAMGAPDTAWGNRPERLLTGALLRVDLNKITSPPLSVKTSEGGLYNPYAPGAPVTIYASGLRNAYDMVWHTNGQLYVPTNGSAAGGNTPDTPATLPESCQNRIDGPYTGPAVPGLSGVGVQNDFLFRVMRGKYYGHPNPLRCEWVMNGGNPTAGRDRGEVAAYPVGTLPDRNWGGFSYDFGEHASPNGVIEEYTTAQTSALKNKLLVVRYSAGRDIIVLTPGTASQNFDIVGAETFVTGLTDFNPSPLDLTENRSTGHLYVAQLDERTGSGKITLVRLR, from the coding sequence ATGCGACAACGTTGGTTTGGCCGTCATGCGGTGGGACGCTCCTTGCTGGCCGTCGCGCTCGGCGCGGGGCTGGTGGGGTGCGGGGGTTCGGTGCCGGGAGCGCCCGGAGCCGGAGCGGGCAAGGCGCCGGGCGCGCCGCTGGGCGGCCTCTATCCCTACGAACCCGGAGTGGACTACAGCTGGACCGATACGCCCGCCGCCGGAGACCCCTACCCCCAGGGCCGCGGCTTTCCCTGGCGCGGGCTGGCGCTGGGCACGCTCGCGGAACCCGCCGACAGCTTTCTGACCGATCAGAACTGGGTCTCGGCGGTCAACGGCTACGGCCCGGTCGAGATCGACCGCAGCAACAACACCAAGGCCGAGAGAGACGGGCTGACGCTGACCATCGGGGGCAAGACCTACGCGCGCGGCCTGGGGGTCCACGCCAACGCCGACGTGCGCTACAACCTGGCGGGGGCCTGCTCGGCCTTCAGCGCCGAGATCGGTGTGGACGACGAGGTCGGCAACCTGGGCAGCGTGGTGTTCGAGGTCTGGAACGGGGCCAGCACCCTGCTCTACCGCAGTCCGGTGCTGCGCGGCAGCGACGTGGCCGTGCCGATCACCGTGAACGTCTCGGGCGTGCAGGAACTGCGTCTGGTCGTCCGCGACGGGGGCGACGGCATCAACTTCGACCACGCCGACTGGGCTTCGGCGCAGGTGCGCTGCACGGCCGCCGCGCCGTCGGGCGACAAGTTCCTGAGTGACCTCGCGCCGGTCTCGCCGGTCAACGGCTACGGTCCCTACGAGCGCGACCGCAGCAACGGCGAGAAGAACCTGGGCGACGGCCGCCCACTCACCATCGAGGGCGTGAGCTACCCGCGCGGGCTGGGGGTGCACGCCCTGTCGCAGCTCACCTACCCGCTCGACGGCAACTGCTCGGCCTTTACGGCCAGCGTGGGCGTGGACGACGAGGTCGGGGCGCGCGGCAGCGTGGTCTTTCAGGTGCTGGTGGACGGCAAGGCCGCCTACGACAGCGGCATTCTGCGCGGCACCGACGCGGCGCGGGCCGTCAACGTGGACGTGTCGGGCGCGCGCGAGCTGCGGCTGATCGTGGGCGACGCGGGCGACGGGGTCGCCTACGACCACGGCAACTGGGCCAACGCCAAGCTGAGCTGCTCGGTCATCGTGCCGCAGGTGACGGCCGTGGCCGTGAACCCCGCCAGCGCGGTGATCACGGTGGGAGCTACCCGGCAGTTCGTGGCCGACGTACAGGGCAAGGGCGCCTACAACTCCGGCGTGACCTGGACCAGCAGCAATCCGGCGGTCGCGACCGTGGACGCCAGCGGCCTGGTCACGGCGGTGGCGCCAGGCACGGTGAGCGTCCGCGCCACCTCGACCTTCGACCCCAGCCAGTCGGGCAGCGCGGCCGTGAGCGTCAACGCGGTCTCGACCCTGCCGCCGCAGGGCCTGCGGGTCGATTTTCAGCCGGCCGGGGCGCCCACCGAGCCGGGATACGTGGCCGACACCGGGGCCGCCTACAGCGACGCCCGGGGTTGGGGCTGGATTCGCGAGGACAGCGTGGGCGGCTCCGGCGTGCCGCTGGACATCTCGCCCAACGCCCGCGACCGCGCGCTTGCGGGGATCGACCCCCGGCTGAACACCTTCCTCCATATGCAGTTCCCGGCCAGCGTCGCCAACGCCACCGCCGTCCGCACGCCCGCCGCCTGGGAATACGCCCTGCCCAGCGGGGTCTACAACGTGACCGTGGCGGTCGGTGACGCCAGCAACACCTTCGACAGCAGCCACCAGATCAACATCGAGGGCAAGCTGGCGGTCTCGGCCTTCACGCCGACCTCGCCGCGCAAGTTCAGCACCGTCACGCTGCCCGTCAACGTGACCGACGGCCGCCTGACCATCGACGCGCGCGGCGGCAGCAACACCAAAATCGATTACGTCACGATCCAGCGCGGCGACCGGCCCTCGGCGCGCAACACCAGTCCGCAAGACCACCAGACCATCGTGCCGACGACCAACTCGATCACGGTGGACGTGAACCTGCCCGCCAGCGCCATCGACCTCGCCACCCTGCGCTCGCCGGGGCTGCGGCTGGTCAACGTGGCGACCGGACTGGAGGTGGCGGGCACGGCCAACACCTCGGGCGGCGGCGACGTGATCGTGTTCAAGCCCACGGCGCCCCTTCAGGCCAACTCGCAGTACGTCTTCGAGATCAACGAGGGGGTTCAGGACACCAGCGGCACGCCCTTCTTGCCCTACCGGCTGAAGTTCGTGACCGGCATGAGCACGGCGGGCGGCAGCACGGTCGCCTTCGAGCAGGTGGCGCTGGGGAACGTGCCGGCGCGGCCCTACACCTCGGTCGAGATCGGTCCCGACGGGCGGCTGTACGCGGCCACGCTGCTGGGCGAGATCCTGCGCTTCGGCATCCTGCCCGACGGCACGCTGGAAGCCCCGCAGGTCATCACCTCGGTGCAGGCGGCCAACGGCGGCCCGCGCACCATCATCGGCATGAAGTTCGACCCCTCGTCCACTGCCGACGCCCCAGTCCTGTGGATCAGCAACAACCACTTCTGGAACGGCCAGAGCAACTCGCCCGACTGGAGCGGCAAGATCTCGCGCCTGACCGGTGCAAATCTGGAAAACGTGCAGGACGTGGTGATCGACCTGCCGCGCTCGATTCGCGACCACGCGACGAACTCGATCACCTTCAATCCCGCCGACCCCGGCGCGCTGTATGTCCTGCAAGGCAGCAACACCGCGATGGGCGCGCCCGACACCGCCTGGGGCAACCGCCCCGAGCGCCTGCTCACGGGGGCGCTGCTGCGGGTGGACCTGAACAAGATCACCTCGCCCCCCCTGAGCGTCAAGACCTCGGAAGGCGGCCTGTACAACCCCTACGCGCCCGGCGCCCCGGTGACGATCTACGCCAGCGGCCTGCGCAACGCCTACGACATGGTCTGGCACACCAACGGCCAGCTGTACGTGCCCACCAACGGCTCGGCGGCGGGCGGCAACACCCCGGACACGCCCGCCACGCTGCCCGAGTCGTGCCAGAACCGCATCGACGGTCCCTACACCGGCCCCGCCGTGCCCGGCCTGAGCGGGGTGGGCGTGCAAAACGACTTCCTGTTCCGGGTCATGCGCGGCAAGTACTACGGGCACCCCAACCCGCTGCGCTGCGAGTGGGTCATGAACGGCGGCAACCCCACGGCGGGCCGGGACCGGGGCGAGGTCGCGGCCTACCCGGTGGGCACCCTGCCCGACCGCAACTGGGGCGGCTTCTCCTACGACTTCGGCGAACACGCCTCGCCCAACGGCGTGATCGAGGAGTACACCACCGCCCAGACCTCGGCGCTGAAAAACAAGCTGCTGGTCGTGCGCTACAGCGCCGGGCGCGACATCATCGTCCTGACGCCCGGCACGGCGAGCCAGAACTTCGACATCGTGGGGGCCGAGACCTTCGTGACCGGCCTGACCGACTTCAACCCCAGCCCCCTGGACCTCACCGAAAACCGCAGCACCGGCCACCTGTACGTCGCGCAGCTCGACGAGCGCACGGGGTCGGGCAAGATCACGCTGGTGCGCCTGCGCTGA
- a CDS encoding exopolysaccharide biosynthesis polyprenyl glycosylphosphotransferase, translating to MQATTDRFPALTTRSAARLFRNRQALNAVVLAVGDLLALGTAFALVAWQQGSGPAALLTSPWTGLSLVIWLGGALFMQLLPSWGLGAPTEIKRLTELTLVVFAGTVVSLFFTQAAGGVRPGVPVLGVLVAWPLVLLLRQNAKALLVRARLWGVPTVVYGGAATGRLLIAALQENPGYGYLPVGVFDDDPALQGRDVLGVPVLGPASGGRAQAPVAVLAMPGIGRQRTLELLEGPLAEYRSVVLIPDLFEMESLWVKASDFGGVLGLEVTRNLLDPAARTFKRAFDLLATVLTIPLWLPVCLLVALAIWLEDRQHPLFVQERVGQGGRLFKTYKFRTMVPDAEAALQRRLAGDPALRAEWEAHAKLRHDPRITRVGGVLRRTSLDEVPQLLNVLLGQMSLVGPRPLPPYHQRQLAGQVQRLRERVRPGMTGLWQVSGRSASGNLGMERWDPYYVRNWSFWLDIVILIRTLRVVIGGSGAY from the coding sequence ATGCAAGCCACCACTGACCGCTTTCCTGCCCTCACCACCCGCAGCGCCGCGCGGCTGTTTCGCAACCGCCAGGCGCTCAATGCCGTGGTTCTCGCCGTGGGGGACCTGCTGGCGCTGGGCACCGCCTTCGCGCTGGTGGCCTGGCAGCAGGGAAGTGGCCCGGCGGCGCTGCTGACCAGTCCCTGGACCGGCCTCTCGCTGGTGATCTGGCTGGGGGGGGCGCTGTTCATGCAGCTGCTGCCCAGCTGGGGCCTGGGCGCCCCCACCGAGATCAAACGCCTGACCGAGCTGACGCTGGTGGTCTTTGCCGGCACGGTCGTGAGCCTGTTTTTCACCCAGGCGGCGGGCGGCGTCCGGCCGGGCGTGCCGGTGCTGGGGGTGCTGGTCGCGTGGCCGCTGGTGCTGCTGCTGCGCCAGAACGCCAAGGCGCTGCTGGTCCGCGCCCGGCTGTGGGGCGTGCCCACGGTGGTCTACGGCGGGGCGGCGACCGGGCGGCTCTTGATCGCGGCGTTGCAGGAAAACCCCGGTTACGGCTACCTGCCGGTCGGCGTGTTCGACGACGACCCGGCCCTCCAGGGCCGCGACGTGCTGGGGGTCCCGGTCCTGGGACCGGCGTCCGGCGGGCGGGCGCAGGCCCCGGTCGCCGTGCTGGCGATGCCCGGCATCGGGCGCCAGCGCACGCTGGAGCTGCTGGAAGGTCCGCTGGCCGAGTACCGCAGCGTGGTCCTGATTCCCGACCTGTTCGAGATGGAGTCGCTGTGGGTCAAGGCCAGCGATTTCGGCGGGGTGCTGGGGCTGGAAGTCACCCGCAACCTGCTCGACCCGGCCGCGCGCACCTTCAAGCGGGCCTTTGACCTGCTCGCCACCGTGCTCACCATTCCGCTGTGGCTGCCGGTGTGCCTGCTCGTCGCGCTGGCAATCTGGCTGGAAGACCGTCAACACCCGCTGTTCGTGCAGGAGCGGGTCGGTCAGGGCGGGCGCCTGTTCAAAACCTACAAGTTCCGCACGATGGTCCCGGACGCCGAGGCCGCCTTGCAGCGCCGCCTGGCCGGGGACCCCGCCCTGCGCGCCGAGTGGGAGGCCCACGCCAAGCTGCGGCACGATCCGCGCATCACCCGGGTGGGGGGGGTGTTGCGCCGCACCAGCCTCGACGAGGTGCCGCAGCTGCTCAACGTCTTGCTGGGCCAGATGTCGCTGGTCGGCCCGCGCCCGCTGCCGCCCTACCACCAGCGGCAGCTCGCGGGGCAGGTGCAGCGCCTGCGCGAGCGGGTCCGCCCCGGCATGACCGGGCTGTGGCAGGTCTCGGGCCGCTCGGCGTCGGGCAACCTCGGCATGGAACGCTGGGACCCCTACTACGTCCGCAACTGGTCGTTCTGGCTCGACATCGTGATCCTGATTCGCACCCTGCGGGTCGTGATCGGCGGCTCGGGCGCCTACTAG
- a CDS encoding glycosyltransferase has protein sequence MPRPLRILFVFEGLYGRGAERISLSLISQLDRREFAPQLWVLHAKDATLRDEVPGDIPLRVILRPGERVRHLLRRRHLTLLREAARADVIVATVEIMPTYLAFAVGWLTRTPVVGWVRNSMAQTLAGHSAGHTWLARLIYPRLPRVVFVSRGARRTLQELLPLRPERLRVIHNPVDLERVRTLAAQPLPEWAAWMAQRPTVLSAGRLHQQKGFDLLIEAHARLRAQGHPHELLILGEGDERPNLEALARRLGVEGSVHLPGFVANPYPFMRQAAVYALPSRWEGFANVITEAMACGAPVVAADCPSGPAEILEGGRHGVLVPPENSAALAQALGRLLEDPAEREFWREAGARRVPDFAPGRLVPAWEAVLRETASGRAPQPRPDEPDLGSAADLARR, from the coding sequence GTGCCCCGCCCACTCCGCATCCTGTTCGTCTTCGAGGGCCTGTATGGCCGGGGAGCCGAGCGGATCTCGCTGAGCCTGATCTCGCAGCTTGACCGCCGGGAATTCGCGCCGCAGCTGTGGGTGCTGCACGCCAAGGACGCCACCTTGCGGGACGAGGTGCCGGGCGACATCCCCCTGCGGGTGATCCTGCGTCCGGGCGAGCGCGTGCGTCACCTCCTGCGCCGCAGACACCTGACCCTGCTGCGCGAGGCCGCGCGGGCCGACGTGATCGTGGCGACCGTGGAGATCATGCCGACCTACCTGGCCTTTGCGGTGGGGTGGCTGACCCGCACCCCGGTGGTGGGCTGGGTGCGCAACTCGATGGCCCAGACCCTGGCCGGGCACTCGGCGGGGCACACCTGGCTCGCCCGGTTGATCTACCCCCGGTTGCCCCGGGTGGTCTTCGTCTCGCGCGGGGCGCGGCGCACCCTGCAGGAGTTGCTGCCCCTGCGCCCCGAGCGCCTCCGCGTGATTCACAACCCGGTCGATCTGGAGCGGGTGCGGACGCTGGCGGCCCAGCCGTTGCCCGAATGGGCGGCCTGGATGGCCCAGCGCCCCACTGTCCTCAGCGCGGGCCGCCTGCACCAGCAAAAAGGCTTCGACCTGTTGATCGAGGCGCACGCCCGCCTGCGTGCCCAGGGCCACCCCCACGAGCTGCTGATTCTGGGCGAAGGCGACGAACGGCCCAACCTGGAAGCCCTCGCCCGCCGTCTGGGGGTAGAGGGCAGCGTGCATCTGCCGGGCTTCGTCGCCAATCCCTATCCCTTCATGCGGCAGGCGGCCGTCTACGCGCTGCCCTCACGTTGGGAGGGCTTTGCCAACGTCATCACCGAGGCGATGGCGTGCGGGGCGCCGGTGGTGGCGGCCGACTGTCCCTCGGGACCGGCCGAGATTCTGGAGGGCGGGCGGCACGGCGTTCTGGTGCCCCCGGAGAACAGCGCCGCGCTGGCCCAGGCCCTCGGCAGGCTGCTGGAAGACCCGGCAGAGCGTGAATTCTGGCGGGAGGCCGGAGCGCGGCGGGTCCCCGATTTCGCGCCGGGGCGGCTGGTCCCCGCCTGGGAGGCGGTGCTGCGCGAGACCGCGAGCGGCCGCGCGCCGCAGCCCCGCCCGGACGAGCCGGACCTGGGGAGCGCCGCCGATCTGGCCCGGCGGTAG
- a CDS encoding glycosyltransferase has product MSRPLRILFIFEGLHGRGAERVALNLISQLDRREFAPQLWVLHAKDATLRSEVPPDAPLRVILRPGERVRHLLRRRPLSLLREAARTDVIVAAVEIMPTYLAYPVGLLTRTPVVGWVHNMMDRNLAGHEAWHTRLARLIYPRLPQVVFVSHGAQQTLQNLMALRPERLTSIHNPLDLGRVQALAAQPLPEWAAWMAQRPTVLSAGRLSPEKGFDLLIEAHARLRAQGHPHELLILGEGDERPNLEALARRLGVEGSVHLPGFVANPYPFMRQSAVYALPSRWEGFGLVLVEAMACGAPVVAADCPSGPAEILEGGRHGVLVPPEDSAAFARALGEVLGDEPLRGRLREAGARRVLDFAPGRLVPAWEAVLREAARRSPRSRGAGQAPVGPAGGDPGQPSSRA; this is encoded by the coding sequence GTGTCACGCCCACTGCGCATCCTGTTCATCTTCGAGGGCCTGCACGGTCGGGGCGCCGAGCGGGTCGCCCTGAACCTGATCTCGCAGCTCGACCGCCGGGAATTCGCGCCCCAGCTGTGGGTGCTGCACGCCAAGGACGCCACCCTGCGGAGCGAGGTGCCGCCCGATGCGCCCCTGCGGGTGATTCTGCGCCCGGGAGAGCGCGTGCGCCACCTCCTGCGCCGCAGGCCGCTGAGCCTGCTGCGCGAGGCCGCCCGGACCGACGTGATCGTGGCGGCGGTGGAGATCATGCCGACGTACCTGGCCTATCCGGTGGGGCTGCTGACCCGCACCCCGGTGGTGGGCTGGGTTCACAACATGATGGACCGCAACCTCGCCGGGCACGAGGCCTGGCACACGCGGCTGGCGCGGCTGATCTACCCCCGGCTTCCGCAGGTGGTCTTCGTGTCGCACGGCGCGCAGCAGACCCTGCAAAACCTGATGGCGCTGCGTCCCGAGCGCCTGACTTCCATCCACAATCCGCTGGACCTGGGCCGGGTGCAGGCGCTGGCCGCCCAGCCTCTCCCCGAATGGGCAGCCTGGATGGCCCAGCGCCCCACCGTCCTCAGCGCCGGCCGCCTGTCGCCCGAGAAGGGCTTCGACCTGTTGATCGAGGCGCACGCCCGCCTGCGTGCCCAGGGCCACCCCCACGAGCTGCTGATTCTGGGTGAAGGCGACGAACGGCCCAACCTGGAAGCCCTTGCCCGCCGTCTGGGGGTAGAGGGCAGCGTGCATCTGCCGGGCTTCGTCGCCAATCCCTATCCCTTCATGCGGCAATCGGCCGTGTACGCGCTGCCCTCGCGCTGGGAAGGGTTCGGGTTGGTGCTCGTCGAGGCGATGGCGTGCGGGGCGCCGGTGGTGGCGGCCGACTGTCCCTCGGGACCGGCCGAGATTCTGGAAGGCGGGCGGCACGGCGTTCTGGTGCCCCCGGAAGACAGCGCCGCCTTCGCCCGCGCCCTGGGTGAGGTCCTGGGGGACGAACCCCTGCGGGGCCGCCTGCGCGAGGCCGGAGCGCGGCGGGTCCTCGACTTCGCGCCGGGGCGGCTGGTCCCCGCCTGGGAGGCGGTGCTGCGCGAGGCGGCGCGGCGCTCACCCAGGTCGCGGGGAGCGGGCCAGGCCCCGGTGGGTCCGGCGGGGGGCGACCCGGGCCAGCCCTCCTCCCGCGCCTGA